From the Lathyrus oleraceus cultivar Zhongwan6 chromosome 4, CAAS_Psat_ZW6_1.0, whole genome shotgun sequence genome, one window contains:
- the LOC127137291 gene encoding lysine-rich arabinogalactan protein 19-like → MGETSGSRPPVPLVGSPGKSVSLPPFVKIKLVASSLPQSNPIYTTTDTPPSTTRPSNLPSQKFNLATTNLPVSKAEMLNETTSPSSSPSPKSPPYYNLSSDPEPSDPHSPTLAQIQDRVMASQKPSHSNPEPKVIPHFQKTPTQPPLNLHHQN, encoded by the coding sequence ATGGGAGAAACATCTGGATCAAGACCCCCAGTGCCCTTGGTTGGATCTCCTGGTAAGTCTGTATCTCTCCCTCCCTTTGTAAAAATTAAACTTGTTGCTTCTTCACTTCCTCAATCAAACCCTATATACACAACTACTGAtactcctccctcaaccaccagaccCTCTAACCTACCATCCcaaaaattcaaccttgccaccaCAAATCTACCTGTTTCAAAAGCAGAAATGCTAAATGAAACCACTTCACCATCTTCATCACCATCTCCAAAATCCCCACCTTACTATAACCTCTCATCTGACCCAGAACCTTCTGACCCTCACTCCCCAACTCTGGCTCAGATCCAAGACCGTGTTATGGCCTCTCAAAAGCCATCACACTCTAACCCTGAACCTAAAGTAATTCCCCACTTCCAGAAAACCCCAACACAACCACCTCTGAACCTCCACCATCAGAACTAA